Below is a genomic region from Pseudomonadota bacterium.
CGACCCTTGCTATTGCTAAACTTGAAGAATATGAAGAATTAAGAAGAGTTCTTTACACCTTCTTTTTGAAGAAAATACAGCATTTTCATACCGCCACAATTCGTACAGTTTCAGAACGTCGGTGACATACAGAGTTATTAGATAGTTCGCTTCCTAGTTTTAAGCAGCACTTTGAAAACGAATATATTGAAGGTTACACATTACTGAAACAGGGAATGGCTGATTCCGATATTGGTGACAAACTAAAAGGGAGTATACTTGCTGATTCGTGGGCCAAATGGAATATTGATAATATGGATGAATTGGAAAAACTACGTCGAAGCAAACCATCGTTTTAGGACTCTGTCTTTTTCATGCTAAGTAATATAGACAATAAATATAATATTGCTAAATTTTATAGAATTTTATCCGAGATATGTAAAACAGCCTTAAGTGTCTACTTTTACTTGACCATGTCAGCGGCGTTGGAGATCAATAAAAAATGAATATCGGCACACAATATAAGCCAGATGATGAATTCAAAGCGAAAGCCCGACTCTTTCAATCGAAATATCGTGCAGAAGTTTTAAAGGTCGAATTTCAAGATTATGGAAATAGGTTGATCGATTCAGATGGCAAAACATTGTTGAATTATTACGATAAACTGAATTCAAGAGAGGTCCTCAGGCAACGTTATCCTTCCTACTCTAGAGAGCGTGATGCCGATCTTTTACGTAGTGAACACATTCCTTTCAATTTGCTCGCACCGCTGGACACCAATCAAGAAGTAGCTGACAGCATCATTTCCAAGGTTTGGAATATTGATTGTGCTGAAATTCAGTTGATCAAAATAGAATATGCACCATCGCCAAAAGAGAAATATCTGAATGATAGAACAGCCTTTGACACCTATCTCAAAGTCATTCTGAAAAACGGAAATACATGCGGCATTGGAATTGAGGTAAAATATACAGAACAGGCTTATCCCATCGGGAAAACAGAATCGACCAATATTGAAAATCAGGAATTCCCATACTGGCAAACGGCAAGAGCATCTGGTTTTTTCAAAAACCCAGATGATAAAATTTTCGGAACAGATAAATATCGTCAAGTTTGGAGAAATCATCTTCTTGGGTTAAAAATGATCCAAGTTGGGGATGTTGATGAGTTTTACTCCATCACGCTATTTCCAAAAGGAAACAACCATTTTCAGCATGTGATTCCTGAGTATATTTCCCGACTAAAGGATGATGCAAAATCGTATTTAATTGGATGTACATTTGAGAAATTCATTTCATCAATTCAAGGGTCACCAGAATTTGAAGAATGGAAGGAGTGGCTGAGTCAAAGGTACATCATGAAAATCTCTAACAAAAGCATCGACAGCAACAAGAAATAGCCGCACGCCCATTTCTCGAGCGTCATGTTGGTCGTTGATTGCAAGGGGAGAGAACAACATGCCAACCGAAATGAAACTATGGCAGATAAATAACCAGCGTCCGGTGTCTATACCAAAGCAGAAACTCGACTTTGAATCTCGGTTGGAGGAATGGCTGTGGCACGATATCAACCTTATCAACTCTGATCTTCTTGTCATTGGTCAGCAAGTCGAGACAGCTTATGGCGGAATCATTGACTTGTTGTCTCTTGACCATGTAGGTAATCTTGTTGTTCTTGAACTTAAACGTGACAAGACGCCACGTGATATTGTGACTCAAACACTGGACTATGCGTCATGGATTCAAGATTTGGGACATGAGACAATCAACGAACTAGCGAACCGTTTTCTAAAAGGGAAAAACTTGGAGCAAGCTTTCCGAGAAAAATTCCAGACGGATTTGCCAGAAGTCCTGAATGAAAGACATCGCATGTTTATAGTGGCTTCATCTATTGACTCGGCAACGGAAAGAATTGTGAAATATCTCTCTGAAACTCACGACGTAGATATCAACGTTGCGACCTTCGCCTACTTCAAAACCGAGCAAGGGGAATTTCTAGGGCGATCCATGTTGCTTGATGAAAATGAAGTTCAGAGCCGAGGTGAAAGCAAGTCTAAACGTAAACCTCCTCGATCTTTAGAGGAACTGAGGGGGTTTGCTGAGAAAAGCGGAGTTATTGAACTTTATGACAAAGCGTTATTAGAATTGAATCCTTTATTTGGCGGAATGAATCGAACTCTCACAAATGTTGCTTTCGTTGGCTACATGGGGGATAAAAAAGTTCGAAATGTTATTGTGAGTATTTTCCCAAGAGAGAGTACATCTTCCAAAGGCTTAGTGATGAAGTTCTACTTTGACCGTCTCTGTCAATACTTCAATATATCAAAAGAACAAATTACATCTCTTCTTGGCTCTCAGGCTGAGGAAACCCAGATTGACGAACCGAATTCAACATGGTTTTTCAACTCCGAATTGTTAGAATCATTAATAAATCTTCTAAATGCGCAGTGAGAGGATGAAAAATGTCCAACACCGATGAATTACAGGAATTTATGAATATTTCAGATAGGGAAAATAAATTATTTGATATTTGGATGAAAAAGGAAGGGAGAGAACCGTTTATAAAGGATGGATTACCTTCGCCTGAAGAATACTTGAAATCGAAAGTTAAAATATTGTTCATTTTAAAAGACGCAAATTTTGGTATAAGCAATGAAGACAAAAAAAGCGGTAATTTTGATTCTTCCTCTCATGATCTGCGAGCAGAGTTAAAAAAAGATCCACACGTATGGTGGCGCAAAGTTAGAAATTGGTGCGCTCCTTTACTTGATTCAAATCTGACATGGGAAGAAGTCAAAAATAAAGATATTGTTGAATCCTTGGCCCCATTTGGGTTTATGCAATTGAAGAAAAATGCAGGTAGTGGGTCTGTAGAGTATGATACATTGTTAGAAGTTGCAAAAGAAGATAGTCAAGAGATTAAAACTCAAATTACAATCTACAATCCTGATTTTATTGTATGTTGTGGAGTTGGTGAAATACTTTATAAAAAGGTGTACTCTGGATCAGAGCAAAGAACACTTACTCCGGAAGGTGTTGGATATTGGAAGGTAAATGTTGGAAGCGATGACACAAATAGTACTTATATTATTGATTACTGCCATCCAAGTGCTAGATTTGGAACGAGAATTGAGGGTGTTGTTGCATTTGGGTTAGTTAAATCAATTAACTACCTAAAACCCTCTGTGACAATGAAGGTGAGACATCTACCCTTTGAAAAATTAATATAAGGGGGATAGAAGTAATTTTAAGTATGGATGGAATAATAAAGACCTGTTGCTATGCCATTGTGCGTGGAGAGCATCAGCAAAATTTTGCACCGTTAACATACACCTAAAACAGGATCAGAACACAACTTCAGGGTGCTGCCAGAAAAAAAGCTGTTAAATCATTGACACTACCTTAACTTTGATAGATTTCTAATAAATTTTCAGCGGTTTCTACAAACTCTCCCCGCAGTTCTTCCGGTTCCAATACTTCCACGTTATCGCCAAATCCCATCAACCACCAACGGATTTGGGCACTGTCGTTGACTGTTGCCTTTATCAGCAATTGACCTTCCCCAGGCTCTGAAATTTCCTGATCCTCGCTGAGTGGAGTTTCAAGTAGATGATGGCCGGCACCATAAAAAAACAGAGCTTTTAATGTGATGGTTTTATTCTCTTCTTCACTATAATCAAAACCCCCGGCAGCTATATAGCCATCCAAAGAGAAGCCGTCAGGTGTGGCTACGTCTTCATCCAGCAATTCACACTTTTTGAAACGATGCAAAGCCAGCTGGCGTATGTCTTGGTAATTCCAGATCGTTGTTACCAAGTAGATTACACTTTCCCGAAAGACTAATCCTAAAGGGTGAAGATCAT
It encodes:
- a CDS encoding endonuclease NucS; protein product: MPTEMKLWQINNQRPVSIPKQKLDFESRLEEWLWHDINLINSDLLVIGQQVETAYGGIIDLLSLDHVGNLVVLELKRDKTPRDIVTQTLDYASWIQDLGHETINELANRFLKGKNLEQAFREKFQTDLPEVLNERHRMFIVASSIDSATERIVKYLSETHDVDINVATFAYFKTEQGEFLGRSMLLDENEVQSRGESKSKRKPPRSLEELRGFAEKSGVIELYDKALLELNPLFGGMNRTLTNVAFVGYMGDKKVRNVIVSIFPRESTSSKGLVMKFYFDRLCQYFNISKEQITSLLGSQAEETQIDEPNSTWFFNSELLESLINLLNAQ